Proteins from a genomic interval of Trichoderma breve strain T069 chromosome 2, whole genome shotgun sequence:
- a CDS encoding sprT-like family domain-containing protein, which produces MAFWVVGGGNPLGDAAASSTAGQVAYIKRGSYSNGSEALGSNGKRRGYEYADGTASACSNAGCYGITKRPRLDDWGRVIGYHGKGHHAAGCEHKYSGDAAMPDASSIHVKNLAFLVIREHEPSPPPTPPPQSDHRAGFPPPLPHHGPSFMSMSAPMERTQSGLSISSDTSAVDPPCDQEGDCDHHDHPPLLSDLAAARLVRRHVANIRRWKHRDSQHGRILKALINPKSREADFPLDNDALRSIFSAANELFFANKLTQRVTWDWSHPACAQYESHIVGTTALRRSARLGGYETLIVLSSPILKDTKYNRRLLISTFLHEMIHSFLFIVCGITARHQGGHTEGFRQIAEIIDEWVGKEHLRLRDMEADLERFIHEDHPPAITGYATVDDGMPHLNNYHYYNNSNNNNNGNTSDTVWPSTEWHHAEAQDYRTIEAPQPYTRYPSNHDEWEWHDREGFPAHVLPSYHY; this is translated from the coding sequence ATGGCCTTCTGGGTGGTAGGCGGGGGAAATCCGCTTGGTGACGCTGCCGCCTCGTCCACCGCTGGCCAGGTGGCTTACATCAAGCGCGGCAGCTACTCTAACGGCTCTGAGGCTCTCGGTTCCAATGGCAAGCGAAGGGGCTACGAGTATGCAGACGGAACCGCGTCTGCCTGCAGCAATGCGGGTTGTTACGGCATCACCAAGAGGCCTCGACTGGACGACTGGGGCCGCGTCATCGGCTACCATGGCAAGGGCCATCACGCCGCCGGCTGCGAGCACAAGTATTCCGGCGATGCTGCCATGCCCGATGCTTCCTCAATACACGTCAAGAACCTCGCCTTTCTCGTGATCCGGGAGCATGAGCCGTCTCCGCCCCCGACGCCGCCCCCACAGTCGGACCACCGAGCCGGATTCcctccgccgctgccgcaTCACGGCCCGTCCTTTATGTCTATGTCTGCCCCTATGGAACGTACCCAGTCTGGCCTGTCCATCTCATCGGACACGTCTGCTGTCGACCCCCCCTGTGACCAAGAAGGTGACTGTGACCATCACGATCACCCACCGCTACTGAGCGACCTTGCTGCTGCCCGGTTGGTGCGGCGCCATGTTGCCAACATTCGCCGGTGGAAGCATCGCGACTCACAACACGGCCGCATTCTCAAGGCCCTCATCAACCCAAAGTCTAGGGAGGCCGACTTCCCCTTAGACAACGACGCCCTCCGGAGCATCTTCTCGGCGGCCAACGaactcttcttcgccaatAAGTTGACGCAAAGGGTCACCTGGGACTGGAGCCACCCTGCCTGCGCACAATACGAGAGCCACATCGTTGGCACTACAGCTTTACGCCGCAGCGCTCGTCTGGGCGGCTATGAAACACTCATTGTGCTCTCGTCGCCGATTCTTAAAGACACTAAATACAACCGCCGGCTCCTCATCTCCACCTTCTTACACGAGATGATTCACAGCTTTCTATTCATCGTTTGTGGCATCACAGCACGACACCAAGGCGGTCATACAGAGGGCTTCCGTCAGATTGCCGAGATCATCGATGAATGGGTTGGGAAAGAACATCTCCGGTTGCGTGACATGGAGGCCGACCTTGAGCGCTTCATCCACGAGGATCATCCTCCCGCCATAACTGGTTACGCGACTGTGGATGATGGGATGCCCCATTTGAACAACTATCATTATTATAACAACAgtaacaataacaacaacggcaacacCTCCGACACGGTATGGCCCAGCACCGAGTGGCATCATGCTGAGGCTCAAGACTACCGAACCATCGAAGCACCTCAGCCTTATACACGGTATCCCTCCAACCACGACGAGTGGGAGTGGCACGACAGAGAGGGATTCCCGGCCCATGTACTCCCTTCATATCATTACTAA
- a CDS encoding major facilitator superfamily domain-containing protein gives MTRDSKPKPKLPVQQLAILAVARFAEPLAYTSVWPYLPEMIRGFGVKRDEVAKWAGVTSSVFSVCQSITAVPWGKASDKFGRKPVLIYGLISTMICFIIWGLSTSLTMAITVRAIMGGGNGNVGIIRTMVAEMVTEKELQPRAFSIMPLVWSLGSVVGPAFGGFFAQPAKQFPGLFGNIELFKKFPYLLPNLLATVFFLISAASATFFLKETLADKKEHKDWGLLVGERLTRLIRRKPQLISQRRRSFVDGEATAPLVPSRVTPKKATTPKHPPTGMKEVFSYQTTINLISYTFLAFHSVAYDQNITVFLDYPVIPRTPENTKFPFYFTGGFGLSSGTIGTLFTIYGITCGLIQFLIYPPMVNRYGVLNCFKVVSVLTPFVYFITPYTSLLPTPATRFAAILTVMMIKAFAIIIAFPSTTILLTNSATSLRILGTLNGFATMFSGLGRAVGPASTGWAFSWGVEHGYIVSAYFFLGIISAIGAIPVFMIVEGQGPTASADNSDNEDNEDNAVLLEDESPVDDYEDATDDEATAASPLLGRNRGSSYKTTGTANN, from the exons ATGACAAGAGATTCTAAaccgaagccgaagctgcCTGTGCAGCAGCTAGCAATTCTAG CTGTCGCTAGATTTGCAGAGCCTTTGGCCTACACCTCCGTCTGGCCCTATCTCCCTGAGATGATCCGGGGTTTTGGTGTCAAGCGTGACGAAGTGGCAAAATGGGCCGGTGTCACATCCTCCGTCTTTTCTGTCTGCCAAAGTATCACTGCCGTCCCATGGGGCAAGGCTTCAGACAAGTTTGGCAGAAAGCCAGTGCTCATCTATGGACTTATCAGCACCATGATTTGCTTCATCATATGGGGCTTATCAACAAGTCTCACCATGGCCATTACCGTCAGAGCAATCATGGGTGGTGGTAACGGCAACG TTGGCATCATTAGAACGATGGTGGCTGAAATGGTCACTGAAAAGGAGCTCCAGCCAAGAGCCTTTTCCATTATGCCTCTGGTCTGGTCTCTTGGATCCGTCGTCGGGCCCGCCTTTGGAGGGTTCTTTgctcagccagccaagcAGTTTCCCGGCCTCTTTGGTAACATAGAGCTCTTCAAGAAATTCCCCTACCTTCTACCAAATCTTCTGGCTACTGTTTTCTTCCTAATCTCTGCTGCCAGCGCGACCTTTTTCCTGAAAGAAACACTGGCCGACAAGAAGGAACACAAGGACTGGGGACTCTTGGTTGGAGAGCGCCTCACACGACTTATTCGCCGGAAGCCGCAGCTCATTTCTCAGCGCCGCAGGTCCTTTGTCGACGGAGAGGCTACTGCACCGCTTGTTCCGAGCAGAGTGACGCCCAAGAAAGCCACCACGCCAAAGCATCCCCCTACTGGAATGAAGGAGGTGTTTTCCTACCAAACCACGATCAATCTTATTTCATACACCTTTTTGGCTTTCCACTCGGTTGCCTATGACCAAAACATCACCGTCTTTTTGGATTACCCCGTCATTCCTCGAACTCCTGAGAATACAAAGTTCCCCTTTTACTTTACTGGTGGCTTTGGACTTAGCTCAGGTACCATTGGAACACTCTTCACCATCTACGGAATTACTTGCGGATTAATCCAGTTCCTGATTTATCCGCCAATGGTTAACCGCTATGGTGTTTTGAACTGCTTCAAGGTAGTTT CTGTCTTGACGCCATTCGTCTACTTCATCACTCCCTACACTTCTCTGCTCCCCACCCCTGCGACGCGGTTCGCTGCCATCCTCACGGTCATGATGATCAAggcctttgccatcatcattgccttTCCCTCCACGACCATCCTCCTCACCAACTCCGCCACGTCCCTTCGCATTCTTGGCACGCTCAACGGGTTTGCCACCATGTTTAGTGGCCTTGGGCGAGCTGTCGGCCCTGCTTCTACTGGATGGGCCTTCTCTTGGGGTGTTGAGCACGGTTACATCGTCTCAGCATACTTCTTCCTGGGCATCATCTCTGCTATTGGTGCCATCCCCGTCTTCATGATCGTGGAAGGACAGGGACCCACAGCGTCGGCGGATAACAGCGACAATGAAGACAATGAAGACAACGCAGTCTTACTCGAAGATGAAAGCCCCGTAGACGACTATGAGGATGCCACAGATGACGAGGCTACTGCAGCATCTCCTCTCCTCGGCAGAAACCGGGGCAGCTCCTACAAAACTACGGGCACTGCAAACAATTAA
- a CDS encoding transferrin receptor-like dimerization domain-containing protein, whose protein sequence is MANESTPLIQTVRVGPPRRRYHHHTCRRFCTIACVSLLLCGFASFALHALYIWPSGLEHRHRHPHHGHDGHKHKHLTHEDLQAILLGTPSGEKAEEWSRYYTSGAHLAGKNYSQAEWTKDKWEKWGISSSIVAYDVYINYPVDHSVSLLQKSSDAKSWNVAFKASLTEDVLEEDPTTSSKDKIPTFHGYSASGNVTGSFVYVNYGTYQDYADLVDAGIDLKGKIAIAKYGGIFRGLKVKRAQELGAIGILIYSDPGDDGEITEENGYAAYPEGPARNPSSVQRGSVQFLSSRPGDPTTPGYPSKPGVPRAPADETTPSIPSIPISYADAIPLLKALNGHGPRASDLNKYWNRNLGLGYKGVEYNIGPSPEDVVINLNNEQDYVTTPQWDVIGIINGTIPNEVIIVGNHRDAWIVGGASDPNSGSAVLNEAVRSIGKALEAGWKPLRTIVFASWDGEEYGLVGSTEWVEEYLPWISDANVAYVNVDGGASGPRFSASAAPLLNQVLRDATNLVPSPDQSVPGQSVGDVWDGKISTMGSGSDFTAFQDYAGIPSVDLGFGGNGSGPVYHYHSNYDSFHWMSEFADPGFVYHRTMAQVLGILISELSDKVIIPFGATEYADALDGYLDKVEAKIQSVDVELTATDAEIFAIRGSATSEEVIGSQDAFEESLKKIRRSIAEFREKAVKLDERAAWAKKKLEKGFPWWNVIGKTRLAFAIIKTNRQYKYIERQFVFEGGLDNRSWFKHVVFAPGLWTGYAGAVYPGLVESIDAKNYSNGLKWADIIKHAVDKATKSIQ, encoded by the exons ATGGCCAACGAGTCGACCCCGTTGATCCAGACAGTGCGAGTTGGGCCTCCGCGTCGGAGATACCATCACCACACATGTCGCCGCTTCTGCACGATTGCCTGCGTCAGCCTGCTGCTCTGCGGCTTTGCCTCCTTTGCTCTTCACGCTCTGTACATTTGGCCCTCTGGACTGGAGCATCGCCACCGTCATCCGCATCacggccatgacggccaTAAGCATAAGCACCTTACGCACGAGGACCTGCAAGCCATCCTGCTCGGCACACCCTCTGGGGAAAAGGCGGAGGAATGGAGCCGCTATTACACCTCTGGAGCACACCTTGCTGGTAAAAACTATTCACAG GCCGAATGGACCAAGGATAAGTGGGAGAAATGGGgcatcagctccagcatAGTCGCCTACGACGTGTATATCAACTACCCCGTCGACCACAGTGTTTCGTTGCTGCAAAAGTCAAGCGATGCCAAGTCCTGGAATGTTGCATTCAAGGCATCTCTGACTGAAGATGTGCTCGAAGAAGACCCAACCACATCTTCCAAGGACAAGATCCCGACTTTCCACGGTTACTCTGCTAGCGGTAATGTCACCGGTTCATTTGTCTATGTCAACTATGGAACGTACCAAGATTACGCGGACCTGGTTGATGCCGGTATCGACCTCAAGGGaaagattgccattgccaaatATGGAGGCATCTTCAGAGGCCTCAAGGTGAAGCGTGCCCAAGAGCTCGGCGCGATTGGTATCCTCATCTACAGCGACCcaggtgatgatggtgagatTACCGAAGAAAACGGTTACGCTGCCTATCCTGAAGGCCCTGCTCGTAACCCTAGTAGCGTGCAGCGCGGAAGTGTTCAGTTTTTGAGCTCCCGCCCAGGCGACCC AACAACCCCTGGCTACCCTTCCAAGCCCGGCGTTCCTCGTGCTCCAGCTGATGAGACGACTCCATCAatcccctccatccccatcTCATACGCCGATGCCATTCCACTTCTCAAGGCTCTCAACGGCCATGGTCCTCGAGCTAGCGATCTAAACAAGTATTGGAACAGGAACCTCGGCTTGGGATACAAGGGCGTCGAATACAACATTGGTCCCTCACCCGAAGATGTTGTCATTAACCTCAACAACGAGCAAGACTATGTCACTACCCCTCAATGGGATgtcattggcatcatcaatggcactATCCCCAACGaagtcatcattgtcggcaACCACAGAGACGCTTGGATTGTCGGCGGTGCCTCTGATCCCAACAGCGGTTCAGCTGTCCTGAATGAAGCTGTTCGAAGTATCGGAAAAGCTTTGGAAGCAGGCTGGAAGCCTCTTCGAACCATTGTCTTCGCTAGctgggatggagaggagtATGGTCTGGTTGGAAGCACGGAGTGGGTTGAGGAGTATCTTCCCTGGATTTCTGACGCCAACGTGGCATACGTCAACGTTGATGGCGGCGCCTCTGGACCGCGATTctctgcttcagcagcaCCCCTTCTGAACCAAGTTCTTCGAGATGCGACCAATCTGGTTCCGTCGCCCGACCAGAGTGTTCCGGGCCAGAGTGTGGGAGACGTCTGGGATGGTAAGATCAGCACAATGGGCTCTGGAAGTGACTTTACTGCCTTCCAGGATTACGCCGGCATCCCCAGTGTTGATTTGGGATTTGGCGGAAACGGCAGTGGCCCTGTGTACCATTACCACAGCAACTACGACAGCTTCCACTGGATGAGCGAGTTTGCCGACCCGGGCTTCGTCTACCACAGAACTATGGCTCAGGTCCTAGGCATACTGATCAGCGAGCTTTCCGATAAAGTCATCATTCCCTTTGGAGCGACTGAGTACGCAGACGCTCTGGATGGCTATCTTGACAAGGTCGAGGCCAAGATCCAATCTGTTGATGTCGAATTGACCGCCACCGATGCCGAAATCTTCGCAATCAGAGGCAGTGCTACATCTGAGGAGGTGATTGGAAGCCAAGACGCCTTCGAAGAAAGTCTCAAGAAGATCAGACGGTCAATTGCCGAATTCAGAGAAAAGGCAGTCAAGCTGGATGAGCGCGCCGCCtgggcaaagaagaagctcgagaaggGTTTCCCATGGTGGAACGTCATTGGCAAGACCAGACTTGCCTTTGCAATCATCAAGACTAACCGCCAATACAAGTATATTGAGCGACAGTTCGTGTTCGAGGGAGGTCTTGACAACCGCAGTTGGTTCAAGCATGTTGTGTTTGCTCCAGGCTTGTGGACTGGCTATGCCGGTG CTGTGTATCCCGGCCTTGTGGAAAGCATTGACGCCAAGAACTACAGCAACGGACTCAAGTGGgccgacatcatcaagcacGCCGTTGACAAGGCCACGAAGAGCATTCAGTAA